The following proteins are encoded in a genomic region of Oncorhynchus keta strain PuntledgeMale-10-30-2019 chromosome 35, Oket_V2, whole genome shotgun sequence:
- the acap1 gene encoding arf-GAP with coiled-coil, ANK repeat and PH domain-containing protein 1 isoform X1: MTVKLDFEECLKDSPRFRADIEVVEGDVSELETRLEKLVKQCHSMLEAGRAYCQTSKSFVTGLKELGHHCSGDNMMGECLEKFSQKLEVILEAQGEVIETTQKSVKLKLQSFVKEDVRRFKDVRKEFERGSESLEAALGRNAQAPRGKQHEVEEASHALLNARKTFRSGALDYVLQINVIEAKKKTDILMAMVSMMEAQSQFFQQGHQSLSELADYRRTLSEEHTQLVLNSAREKRDMEQRHAAIKKKDVSYDNSLMDFCADAPNGIAMEGYLYKRASNAFKTWSRRWFSIQKNQLVYQKKFKEQPTVVMEDLRLCTVKVCADNERRFCFEVVSPSKSCLLQADSERQQQGWISAVQNSIASAFQERREDPHSPRERCSSVSGSPGGGVFGDQEKTGGREALDQVQGIPGNRQCCDCGEPGPDWASINLGITLCIVCSGIHRSLGVHFSKVRSLTLDSWEPELVRLMCELGNTAINRIYEARIDEITIKKPHPSSPRGDKESWIRSKFVEKKFIQKLPETGRNIPLRRSSARRNRANTQERPAGSRPPLKPKPNRATLPRLPGLNQSDLLQKNNTGIHKDGEDDDEEEDLSGLHPGALLYRSAALQHFPVMADALAHGADVNWVNTVEESSTPLIQAVTANSLAACEFLLQNGANVNTADSNGRGPLHHATILGHTGLVCLFLKRGADYNARDHTQKDPITIAVETANADIVTLLRIAKMNKEMREMDGAFGQPGDETYQDIFRDFSHMASNNPEKLKRRSTDFKT, translated from the exons ATGACTGTCAAACTGGACTTTGAAGAGTGTCTCAAAGACTCCCCCCGATTCAG GGCGGACATTGAAGTGGTGGAAGGAGATGTCAGTGAATTGGAGACGCGATTAGAAAAG CTGGTGAAGCAGTGCCACTCCATGCTGGAGGCTGGCAGGGCCTACTGTCAGACCAGCAAGAGCTTTGTCACAGGGCTCAAAGAGCTGGGCCACCACTGTTCTGGGGACAACATGATGGGG GAGTGTTTGGAGAAATTCTCCCAGAAGCTGGAAGTGATTCTGGAAGCTCAGGGG GAAGTGATTGAGACCACACAGAAGTCGGTGAAGTTGAAACTGCAGAGTTTtgtgaaaga gGACGTGCGTCGGTTCAAGGATGTGCGTAAGGAGTTTGAGCGGGGCAGTGAGAGTCTGGAGGCGGCGTTGGGCAGGAACGCTCAGGCCCCCCGGGGGAAGCAGCACGAGGTGGAGGAAGCCAGCCACGCCCTCCTCAATGCCCGCAAGACCTTCCGTTCCGGGGCCCTCGACTACGTACTGCAG ATCAATGTCATCGAGGCCAAGAAGAAGACCGACATTCTGATGGCG ATGGTGTCTATGATGGAAGCCCAGTCCCAGTTCTTCCAACAAGGTCACCAGTCCCTCTCTGAGCTGGCCGACTATCGACGCACCCTGAGTGAAGAG cACACTCAACTAGTGTTGAATTCCgcaagggagaagagagacatggaACAGAGACACGCTGCCATTAAGAAAAAG GATGTCTCGTATGATAACTCCTTAATGGATTTCTGTGCTGATGCACCCAACGGTATCGCCATGGAGGGCTACCTGTATAAGAGAGCTAGCAATGCCTTCAAGACCTGGAGCAG GCGCTGGTTCTCTATCCAGAAAAATCAACTGGTCTATCAGAAGAAATTCAAG GAGCAGCCCACCGTGGTGATGGAGGACCTGCGTCTGTGCACAGTGAAGGTCTGCGCTGACAACGAGAGACGATTCTGCTTTGAGGTGGTCTCACCGTCCAA gagctgtCTGTTACAGGCGGACTCAGAGCGTCAGCAACAGGGCTGGATCAGTGCTGTCCAGAACAGCATAGCCTCAGCCTTCCAGGAACGCAGAGAAGACCCACACAGccca agggagcgtTGCAGCTCAGTGTCGGGCAGCCCAGGAGGAGGGGTGTTTGGGGATCAGGAGAAGACGGGGGGCCGCGAGGCCCTGGATCAGGTCCAGGGCATCCCGGGAAACAGGCAGTGCTGCGACTGTGGAGAACCTGGTCCGGACTGGGCCTCTATTAACCTGGGGATCACCCTCTGTATCGTCTGTTCTGGGATACACAG GAGTCTGGGTGTCCACTTCTCCAAAGTACGCTCCCTCACCCTGGACTCCTGGGAACCAGAGCTGGTCAGG TTGATGTGTGAGTTGGGCAACACAGCCATCAACAGGATCTACGAGGCGCGGATTGATGAGATCACTATCAAGAAACCCCACCCGTCCAGTCCAAG GGGTGATAAGGAGTCGTGGATTCGTTCTAAGTTTGTGGAGAAGAAGTTTATCCAGAAGCTCCCGGAGACGGGTCGGAACATTCCACTGCGGCGCTCCAGCGCCCGGAGGAACCGAGCAAACACCCAGGAGAGGCCAGCCGGCTCACGACCACCACTCAAACCCAAACCCAATCGGGCCACCCTGCCACGACTCCCAG gGCTCAACCAGAGTGATCTTCTTCAAAAGAACAATACAGGCATTCAcaaag ATGgtgaagatgatgatgaagaggaggacctGTCTGGTCTTCATCCCGGGGCGTTGTTATATCGGTCTGCAGCGCTGCAGCATTTCCCTGTCATGGCCGACGCCCTGGCCCACGGAGCTGACGTCAACTGGGTCAACACAGTCGAGGAGTCCAGCACCCCACTCATACAAGCCGTCACCGCG AACTCCTTGGCAGCGTGTGAGTTCCTGCTGCAAAACGGTGCCAATGTCAACACCGCAGACAGCAATGGGAGAGGACCCCTACACCACGCCACTATACTGGGACACACTGG GCTGGTGTGTCTGTTCCTGAAGAGAGGGGCGGACTACAACGCTAGAGACCACACCCAGAAAGATCCCATCACCATTGCCGTGGAAACCGCCAACGCTGACATCGTCACCCT GCTGCGAATCGCCAAGATGAACAAGGAGATGCGGGAGATGGACGGAGCCTTTGGCCAACCAG
- the acap1 gene encoding arf-GAP with coiled-coil, ANK repeat and PH domain-containing protein 1 isoform X2 produces MLEAGRAYCQTSKSFVTGLKELGHHCSGDNMMGECLEKFSQKLEVILEAQGEVIETTQKSVKLKLQSFVKEDVRRFKDVRKEFERGSESLEAALGRNAQAPRGKQHEVEEASHALLNARKTFRSGALDYVLQINVIEAKKKTDILMAMVSMMEAQSQFFQQGHQSLSELADYRRTLSEEHTQLVLNSAREKRDMEQRHAAIKKKDVSYDNSLMDFCADAPNGIAMEGYLYKRASNAFKTWSRRWFSIQKNQLVYQKKFKEQPTVVMEDLRLCTVKVCADNERRFCFEVVSPSKSCLLQADSERQQQGWISAVQNSIASAFQERREDPHSPRERCSSVSGSPGGGVFGDQEKTGGREALDQVQGIPGNRQCCDCGEPGPDWASINLGITLCIVCSGIHRSLGVHFSKVRSLTLDSWEPELVRLMCELGNTAINRIYEARIDEITIKKPHPSSPRGDKESWIRSKFVEKKFIQKLPETGRNIPLRRSSARRNRANTQERPAGSRPPLKPKPNRATLPRLPGLNQSDLLQKNNTGIHKDGEDDDEEEDLSGLHPGALLYRSAALQHFPVMADALAHGADVNWVNTVEESSTPLIQAVTANSLAACEFLLQNGANVNTADSNGRGPLHHATILGHTGLVCLFLKRGADYNARDHTQKDPITIAVETANADIVTLLRIAKMNKEMREMDGAFGQPGDETYQDIFRDFSHMASNNPEKLKRRSTDFKT; encoded by the exons ATGCTGGAGGCTGGCAGGGCCTACTGTCAGACCAGCAAGAGCTTTGTCACAGGGCTCAAAGAGCTGGGCCACCACTGTTCTGGGGACAACATGATGGGG GAGTGTTTGGAGAAATTCTCCCAGAAGCTGGAAGTGATTCTGGAAGCTCAGGGG GAAGTGATTGAGACCACACAGAAGTCGGTGAAGTTGAAACTGCAGAGTTTtgtgaaaga gGACGTGCGTCGGTTCAAGGATGTGCGTAAGGAGTTTGAGCGGGGCAGTGAGAGTCTGGAGGCGGCGTTGGGCAGGAACGCTCAGGCCCCCCGGGGGAAGCAGCACGAGGTGGAGGAAGCCAGCCACGCCCTCCTCAATGCCCGCAAGACCTTCCGTTCCGGGGCCCTCGACTACGTACTGCAG ATCAATGTCATCGAGGCCAAGAAGAAGACCGACATTCTGATGGCG ATGGTGTCTATGATGGAAGCCCAGTCCCAGTTCTTCCAACAAGGTCACCAGTCCCTCTCTGAGCTGGCCGACTATCGACGCACCCTGAGTGAAGAG cACACTCAACTAGTGTTGAATTCCgcaagggagaagagagacatggaACAGAGACACGCTGCCATTAAGAAAAAG GATGTCTCGTATGATAACTCCTTAATGGATTTCTGTGCTGATGCACCCAACGGTATCGCCATGGAGGGCTACCTGTATAAGAGAGCTAGCAATGCCTTCAAGACCTGGAGCAG GCGCTGGTTCTCTATCCAGAAAAATCAACTGGTCTATCAGAAGAAATTCAAG GAGCAGCCCACCGTGGTGATGGAGGACCTGCGTCTGTGCACAGTGAAGGTCTGCGCTGACAACGAGAGACGATTCTGCTTTGAGGTGGTCTCACCGTCCAA gagctgtCTGTTACAGGCGGACTCAGAGCGTCAGCAACAGGGCTGGATCAGTGCTGTCCAGAACAGCATAGCCTCAGCCTTCCAGGAACGCAGAGAAGACCCACACAGccca agggagcgtTGCAGCTCAGTGTCGGGCAGCCCAGGAGGAGGGGTGTTTGGGGATCAGGAGAAGACGGGGGGCCGCGAGGCCCTGGATCAGGTCCAGGGCATCCCGGGAAACAGGCAGTGCTGCGACTGTGGAGAACCTGGTCCGGACTGGGCCTCTATTAACCTGGGGATCACCCTCTGTATCGTCTGTTCTGGGATACACAG GAGTCTGGGTGTCCACTTCTCCAAAGTACGCTCCCTCACCCTGGACTCCTGGGAACCAGAGCTGGTCAGG TTGATGTGTGAGTTGGGCAACACAGCCATCAACAGGATCTACGAGGCGCGGATTGATGAGATCACTATCAAGAAACCCCACCCGTCCAGTCCAAG GGGTGATAAGGAGTCGTGGATTCGTTCTAAGTTTGTGGAGAAGAAGTTTATCCAGAAGCTCCCGGAGACGGGTCGGAACATTCCACTGCGGCGCTCCAGCGCCCGGAGGAACCGAGCAAACACCCAGGAGAGGCCAGCCGGCTCACGACCACCACTCAAACCCAAACCCAATCGGGCCACCCTGCCACGACTCCCAG gGCTCAACCAGAGTGATCTTCTTCAAAAGAACAATACAGGCATTCAcaaag ATGgtgaagatgatgatgaagaggaggacctGTCTGGTCTTCATCCCGGGGCGTTGTTATATCGGTCTGCAGCGCTGCAGCATTTCCCTGTCATGGCCGACGCCCTGGCCCACGGAGCTGACGTCAACTGGGTCAACACAGTCGAGGAGTCCAGCACCCCACTCATACAAGCCGTCACCGCG AACTCCTTGGCAGCGTGTGAGTTCCTGCTGCAAAACGGTGCCAATGTCAACACCGCAGACAGCAATGGGAGAGGACCCCTACACCACGCCACTATACTGGGACACACTGG GCTGGTGTGTCTGTTCCTGAAGAGAGGGGCGGACTACAACGCTAGAGACCACACCCAGAAAGATCCCATCACCATTGCCGTGGAAACCGCCAACGCTGACATCGTCACCCT GCTGCGAATCGCCAAGATGAACAAGGAGATGCGGGAGATGGACGGAGCCTTTGGCCAACCAG